TATGTCTTTTTTAACTTGTAACTTTTTGTGGGCTTGTTTTACTCTGTTAATGCGCGCGTGCGCGTGTGTGTTCAGGGATGGATGATCCTGGTAATGTGACGCGTTCGAAAGCATTGCATGACACCACTAGAGTTGGCTACTTTAAGGCCTATTTGACTCAGCTGAAGAAGGCAGCTGATGAAGGAGCCAATTTAGCTGGTTACTTTGCATGGTCATTGCTTGACAACTTTGAATGGAGGTCAGGCTACACTTCAAGGTTCGGCATTGTATATGTTGATTACACCAACCTAAAGAGGTACCCCAAAATGTCTGCTTATTGGTTCAAGAAACTACTGGAGCGGAACAAACACTAGACATAGCAGCCAGGCTTTCCTTTCGATTTAGTTGTctggaaattaatatttttacagtAAAGCTATCAAGAACATTGTGTTTGGGCTCTTTCACTGCTTGAGTTTGTTCAGTGGCGCTAATAATAATTTACAGATCTGCAACCCTAATGAAACAGCTTAACCGATCAAGAACATAAAAATTGCAGAGAAATTAAGTACACAAGCATGGTCTTATAGTTGTCCTTGTTTGTGAAATTTAGTTGACTATTTTTCTGAATGAACTGCGTTAACTTTGAATGATAATGCAAAATTTAATCTCGTATCTCCATAAGCAACCAGGATATCGATCTCAGTCTCAGCTCTCATTAGCCAGGCTCAGAAACTGCAAATCGCCATGCGGACATGCAGTCCTCGTCTTTGGTGAACAACAATAGGGCAACTTCAACTGACCTTGCTACCTAACAGCTTGATCTCAAATCCACAtcttaatatcaatttttcagTGTCCTAATTTCAGAATTTCGATGAAAGGTTCCTAATAGTTACGCAAAAATAGGCTATGAATTATAACCACGGAGATCGAAAGGACACACGAGAAAAGTAATTCAAAATAGTTTTCTTCGTGTTCTTTAAACTCCTGTGCTtgcttctcttctccttttcattCCTATCTTTTTCGTTAGGACTGTTTGTATGCTTAGAATTCACACTTTCTTGGGACTCCTTACTGACATACAAGTTGTCTGAGTTTTTAACCTTGGTTACCGCTGAAGCTTGTTCACCCTGGCCTAAGCGAACTTTGTTTTCTTTCGTTTCTTGGAAGGACTTTTATCATGAACCTTTGACTGAACGTCATCAGGTGTAAACCATGGTGTATTCATCTTTTCCTAGTCAATCACAACTGGGATTTGTTCAGTGCTGCTATCTTTCTGATCCAAGTAGATTTCTTCGTCTTGTCGAATCCTGAATGGGTTCTAAGGTATCTTCAGTGGAACATCACTGGGAACCATTTCTGTTTCTGTGCTTTAAACATTAGGTGACAGAGTTGGTTTCTGAAGGGCTAGAACTTCGCTGATATACATCCTTTCAGTTGAAAGTGGCTCCAGCTTCATTAACACACCTAGTACAGTAAACGCATGCACGGTAAAGTTATGCAACTTCTAAATATCTGTATCCGTAAAGATCAAGCGGGGTTAAAAAAACTTGCCTGAACTATCTTCTCCAGTTTTGTAGGAACGAAAAGCCATTGAGAAGTCATTTTGTCTGGATATAATACCGGGGTTGAGAAGGATTTTGAACGACAATAGGGTCTGGAAGATGTCCAGGACTTGGAAAACAAGCGAAGGCCTCCATGGTTCTTGAATCCAAGCTCCTTTGAGCAAATACAGTTTCTACTGAAGGAGGAATTTCTCTGGAGTCATTTTGAATCAGTCGAAGGAAAAAAAGCTGCACACAAGGCACAAGCAAACTACACATGCAGGCTTATACTGTTAGATTAGCATTGCTAATGTTAAACACCACAAACATGAAGTTATGCAACCAGCATACAGAACTCTTCAAGTGTTCATgccagatttaaaaaaaaaaaaaaaaatactatgaattTACTACAGTATCTGTGCCATGGCCCAAAATTCTTGGGTGTCAAAGAAATAAATCATTTGGAAAAGCTGTATTTTACAATTTACACATGTTCTGGCATTCTGGAAAACTGCAAGAGCTTATCTGAAAGATTCTGAATAATCTCCAGGTATTTGTCTGCCCTTCTCTAACTTCAAAACTGATAACACCTGTAAGCATGACATAAAAAAtggacatttttcttttttttggatacAAGTGATTGTATTAGAGGGAAGAAGCTATATGGAGTAGGAGGAGGATACCCCAAGAGATACAAATACTTGTTATCGTGGTTtatctaacaaaaaataataaggaaaagaaGCAAAAGCTAACAAGTAactgaaaaagaataaaagcagattataaaaacaaacagtgaATGAGTTTGTTGACTAGTTTCTAAAATTTCCTTAACCCGTCAATCAATTAATTACATatgaaattattctaaataGAATTTCAAAACCAGCAAAAGCAATGATATCTCATGACTATCAGAGATGTCAAATCGACCTAAAAATAGTTATGATGTAAAACCTTGGTTCGAGCTCTACCAAATAagaccaaataaaataaaaaatattcttgcaaACATCTTGATAAGATCGGTAAATCTGATTTAAAACTCGGTTATTTCTCTTATATTAGATGAAGTAAACCAAGGTTGAGAATGCTAACTGAGCAAGTAGATGCGTaaattctttcttctttttcaagtgCATGTATGCCCACTAAAATAGCTGACGCCATGTCAAAGAAGACTAACTCATACGAGTCATGCTCGTGATAACACCCCAAATTATAGTAAAGAAAGGACACTAAAAGAATAAATGTTTATATGTTTCAACCTGCGACCCATAAAGGATACATGTCGAAGAGGGAATGATATGAAAAGCATGTAGTTTGTTCATAGTGTTGAGATGACCCATAGATGCAAGTTACAAGATAAAAAAGTGTCTTAGGATGAAACTTGGGAACAAGAGAAGATGGTGCATAGAGTATATGAGTCTGGAATCTCTAAGAACCTTTCATACCGAGCTAATGGAGAACCTTCCTGATAAGTGACTATTCTAGATATAATGATATGGTAAGACACTTCTGGGGTTAAAAGTAATTAAGTCCCAAATAGGTTAGAACTCTATACTACTTAATGGAAAAGCCTTAGTATCCTCTCAATGATGTCTAAGACTCTAGTATTCCATGACAACCCAATAAAAATGAGCACCTTAAAAGGCACCAAGTTGCATAATCACTACCCATTTAGTAACTAATAGTCTAACCGTAGAGAGGTAATAATCTCATCAACAATACTAGAGAAAAACTTTTCTATACACCAGTATCTACTAAGAAGAGTCTTCCTCCATAACTAAGAGGACATTGAAGGAGGCCTAACATGCCTGAATGATCTGCCTTTAAGCAAAACACTATGGACCCATCCCAGCCAAACTGATGATCTATCTTAATGCAATCGCCAAACATGCTTAAGAATAGTTGTTCTATTCTAAGTTTGAGCCCTCTTTATTCTCAGGTTATCCTCCTTAAGGGAATAACAAACATAGGCCTAGGCCATTTTAGCTCCTGAGTGGGAGAGAGAGTAGCCTTTTTCAAAAGAAGGTGGCCAAGATACCCTTAATTCTATTAACAATAAAGCAAAGGAAAATAAACATGAAGGACCAATAAACCTGGATAAAGAGGAGAGCTAGTTTGATAAGTTGAACACGTCCAGTATAAGTAAGAGAAGCTAAGGTCCATAGCTTAATCCTAGAGAGAATCTGCTCCATCATAGGCTTACAATTAGAGTCAATTTAGTAGATATCAATGAGACACCCAGGTATCTTACCGACAGAGAACCCAGTCTCAAACCCAAAAGATCTTTCAAAGAGTTATTAGAAACGATAATGATCATTTTCTACTAGAAATCTTATCCTTTTCTGAACatcaacttaaatttaaaatgccTTCAATAAGTTTCATTCGTCACCAACATGATTAATGATAGTATAAATGGGAAAATTCcaattaaagtaatatttggTTTCTAGATATGCACTTCcattccaataaaatttaatgatgaCCTCATAAGATTGGTATTACTAACAAACATTTATTCAGTAGATTGGAGCATTTTTATGCCAAATTTCATCTTAAGGATTTGAAGTATGATCAATGTTATGGCCTATCAAAAATCACCACAACACACTTACACAATCTAAGTTCTAATACTTGGATAGGTGGAAACGTAAGAATAAGCCTTCGAAATCCTAATTCCAGGAATAGATATAAGGAAATCACAAATAGCTAAGACACACATACCTATAATCATGTGACAAAATGAGCTGGTTACCAGTTCGATTGCACTAagacaacaaataatatgaaagcAAAATCCACAATCAaagttaatggaaaaaaaaaaaaattcctcatCTTTGATCCACATATCCCAAAAGGTAAAGACAATAACTAGTTTTTCATTAAATGCCTTCTTGTAACTAGTTCCATctcatgaaattgaaaactaaattatatatgttaatattgtTATGAATGtggaaacaaaattcaaaaccaaaattaataaaagaaaagggattttTCCTTTAGATGTATGAATGAACGAGAAATGTTGGgtcccatctttttttttcttgatttgtttatatGTGTTCATATTCAAAACTTCATAACTGTACACTTTTAAGAAAGCTTTAAACACTTTAGTTAGAGAGAATGTTCATAAGTTgcaacataaaaaatgatggaGAAATCACATCTGAGACATTATTTAgcgcgtgtgtgtgtgtattctcAGATCATAAAATTAAACTGCATAGAAACTGTCACAAAAGAATTgttctgacaaaaaaaaattctttaaatatgTGTTCTCTCGGATTGCATATGATGTCACGATTCAATAAAAGAAATCTAGTGATTTAACCCTGAGGAGTGTAGCTTAACTAGTTAGGCTCTAGGTATGCTCCCTAGATGTCACCAATTTGGGTTCCACAAACCACAAAGTCAATGGatacttacatggtcgttaactttaaggCCCATGTGATTAGTCAAGGTGCGCACACAAGTTGGTCCGGacacccatgttaataaaaaaaattactgatttGAAACTTTCATCTTGAAAGTGGtgtaattcttaatttttagtCCGcccagtgtgtgtgtgtgtgtgtgtggtgaaaaaataaagatatgaaATTGGGCATTGACCAATTACCATTGGttgaaaaaatcacaattcCTTATATCACGTGAAAAAAATCCAGCAAAATGTCAACTGGAATGAAATAAATGGAACAAACTTAGAATATCTCAGTCAAAATTTAGCTAAGAAATCTTAAATAATCCAGTATACTAAATGAGATGAAATATAttcaagttttctttgttttttaaaatatacgtTTCATtccaagcaaaacaaaacataattaacatccttgcaataaaataaatttagtaaaataataatttgattcctataatttagaaatctactctaattttatgtttcttgatgatatttttatataaacccTCTAGGAGATGAAAGGTCTTCCCTTACAAGTATATAAATGTGgttccattttttaaaaaaggatttgtcaaaagaaaaggttttCACTTTCATCCCTATAAAGAAGAgtttttgttagagaataatataaatgatatcCTGAGACctcatctaatagcttaaactattaggttgagatggttctttgacatggtcataggttcgaatctcatcattcccatttatttgataaaaattaagcacatgGTAAAATAGGTTTgggctttcacttgaagggttgtgttagagaataatataaattatatcttaaaatccctcatctaacagcttaagcttttgtaTTAAAATGGTTATTTACACACACCTCCCTACCTTCCTAACCTAACATATAGTTGTCAAGCTATCCTCACCATTTTGAAGAATTTGGATGTTATCATCATCCtcaacattaaaaaagttggtggttgtttataaataaactaattaatattttaatttctagaaaattaaagtaagaaaaaaaactaaaattttccaTTCACATgcaatatatatctttttcagTGTAGTTTTGATCAAACTTATACTGggtttataaaacatgttttatagcttttttgcagtgttttaaaataaaatgaagaaaaatcacatgagcaatatttttttttcttttatacacAAGCAATTTTTAGCAATATAAGagattaaaactatttttttatatttttgtatttggttaatatcataaatttaatttttattataatctaaTGTAAgggatttttttagttaatgatGTAATttcttatgataatttttaatttgatcaaaataaaattaatattctataaGTACATTgtaatgaatttaaaatatcaagataatgagtattattatggttttttttataagaaatagttataattttgatgtatttttattttttaagtgaaaagaaatttgtttttattttcaacaaattcatacatttttcattttttttttattggaatgtGAGGTTATATTTGCATTAATGAAATCAAGCAATCCCATTGTAAAATAGAAAATGAGTTATGATCAAAATAAACCCAATAAgacaaatagaaataaatttgcaaactAGAGGACTCATCTTGTGatacaatgaaagaaaaagttcaccatattattttattattgtttttctttgggttttaatctatttattcgattaatttttttatttggaccGTACAATGATAGTCTGCATCGACAGTTTGCATCCCTCTATCATAATCGTTTTCTAACTCCTCTCATATTGGCTGGTGGGGCATAAACTGGAGTCAGCTCAGGTGGCTTTGCTAATATGGAGATTCAGATGGAGAGGAGGAAGATCCCAAGTTTGGAAGGTATTCTTTTCCATGTCGCTCCGAGGCTAGACTTTGGTCAACACCGCCCCGGCATCGCTCTTTTATTAAACAGGGGCGACGTCGTATATTCAAGGGTGGTCTAGGAGGAGGCCGGCAATCTTCAGGTCGATGTCCGGGCACATTGCATTTATTAAGATCTCCTGGTCTAACATATCGAATAGCCTCAACATGAACCACACAAATGATCAAAGCCACGCTTATGAGCCATGAGATCATGTTAGAAAGCTTcatggcttcttcttttttatgtttgatgttGGGAAATATAAGATTTTGTAGGGTTTTATATGTGTTCTTCAGTAGAGATAATTAAGGTgattaattaaatgaataaaggatttttcttatcattaaTATTGTATCAGTTTGATAATCAGAAACAGCTCATTAATATTGTATACGTTTGATAATCTGAAACAGCTAGGTTTGTAAAGAAAGATGAGGCTTCGAAGTCgttttttcttgagaaaaaaactGCTATACCAGAGGTCAAATTTCTAAACGGATGAAGATTGCTTAATTTGAAGTGGGAATCATTGTATCAATTAACTTTTAAGTTATTTGAAGAATTCTTTCGTTCTTGATGAGTATTCTGACGTACAAAATTGAATTTCCcactctctctatatatatatatgatgtattTTGCGTTTACATTATTTTCTCCTATCTGCAAGAGATTAACGTTTTGGCAAAATTATCGTTGTACacagaataaatttttaaaaagtcttAAGTTTACCCATGCTTTGCCGGATACTACTAGTACTTCAGGCCATTGAGATTGCTTTACACATGAAAGAAAGCATTTCATGGGGCTGGTCTTAGATACAGGGGAATGTAGGTTGTTTGATTAGGTTCTGAATCCCAGACTGAGAATGCACTCGTACACTTCATCCATTTCTTTGTCATACCAGGGAAATGGCGATCGATCACATCTTTAAGGTTCTCTGTCTTGTTAACCCATTCGAGGCCTTTCTCTGTGTAGGTTCGAGAGTTGAAATTGGTGGTGAAGAAACGATCAGCTTCTAGCCTCCTGATATTTTATCTTATATCAATTAGAGAAAGAACTGAAGGTGGGGATCATTCGATCTTGAAATGTGAGATGGGGTTAGAGCATACCTCGAGGCAATAagtaaaaagatgaagaaagctGTCTCGCTTATCGCAAagcctttgattttcttttctgcaTGTAAGCCTATCAGCAAATCTAGTTTTTCGACATCATTTCCATACACATCGCGAAGAGCTTCTATAACTTCCTCATCATCTGTCAAATCTTCCCAGTTGCTAATCGGAATCATCAGTAAGTTCCTTCTGAATTCGTTGTAACGAGCAACTCCTCTCTCCCTATCTCTATAAACTAATCAACAAAAAACATTATGTTAACACTTGGATTATGAGGGAATGAAGCCAGTacttgaagaagaaaggaaataaCAAAATGAAGATGTTTTGAGTGTGCGAGTGACTTGCTTTCCATAGCAGCCATATCAACTTGATCTGGCCTGTCTTCTCCATTAATATCATGAGCAACAAGGTTTCTCATCCATGATGGATAGTTCCACAATTTGACAGCTCCACATGCCTGATGACCCATCGATACCAGCATCTGCTTCATTCCTACTTCTGACAATCTTCTCTCCCCATCTTTTCCAGCCATTTCCCTCATCGGCACCCTaattcatcatatagattaaaCAGAGTTAGTCTTAGTCGTCAAGAATTTAATACATCATGATGGAACCAGTGTCTGAAAGATAATTACTTCTATCACTGCTAGCTTTTGTAAATTATGTTTGACAACAAAATTCCGAACAATCACCAAGCTTTTAAATGCTTTCTGTTTTAGGCAATGTACTTGAAACTGAAAGATAATATTACCGAGAAACAAAAGGTAGAGAAGCAGATTGGTTTGGTATCCTTGtatgatctttcaaaaattctcTACCAAACAAAGTCTAAAACTTCTAATGATGTAATTTAGCATATGAAGAAAGAAGAGGGAAAGACAAGTACTCTTCAACTACTGGAGGGCATTCATATTCTGAAGCTGTGGAATGGATGTCTCTCAGGATGAGTTTTTCAGGCAGTAGTGAATGCATTCTGTAGACACTCACGAACTCTTCGGTCAGTGAATAGGGAACTCCATGATCTCTTGGTCGCCTAAGACCAACCAATCCACTCAGTACTGGGCCACCAAAGTGCCCAAATAAATCCTTGATTTTCTTCCCCAAAAATCCATACCTGTGCCAAACACAACTCATTAGCTTGACTATAAATGCGACATGCAAACAACTGCAAAGATGTTTTAGCTTTAATTAATTACGAGGAGGATGAAAGCAACTGGAATAATGACAGCTGCATACAGTTCACTACTGCTtgccttaatatatatatatatactccgATTTCTGCAAGGTGTAGGAATCTATATAGTGTAgcaaatttatatagttatacAATAGAATTGTCATCTCACCAGTTGATCCTCATCCCTGCAAGGAGAGTATCAGTCCTAAGGAGTTCTACAGTCCAATCAATGGTGTGAATTTTGGCAAGGACAGCTGAAGTAACCAATCTGGCATGTCGATACAGcttttcatcatcaaaatcagGGTAATTTTCCTGAAAACAGAAGGAAAATAAACCGGAGCATCAGCAAAACAAATGCATTGACATCCTTATTTCTCTTTCAGAAAGTTCATGctcatgttaaatttttatttcctgATTTGCTTGTAAAAGAGTTGCATTCTAGTTAATGGCAAAAGTTTCAATCTTTGTGACCTTAATTCAGTGGGACCATAACTGTGTGATGACATTGTTTTTCATCTCCATTTTTTGTACGAGAAGACAATTGTAGCATCTATGACAGGATAATTGCCTAGGATCAAAATATGCACTTAAGGGTTTTGCAAATGTGCTTAAAGACCACATTTCAGCATTCAAACCCAGTGCAGATATTTCAGTTTTACTTGATTCACAAAAAGGTAGCAGACTGGAAAAACTGAAAACGAAAAAATGGAGAAAGAATGAGCACTTGCTTTAAGCATGTCACAGACAGCATTATGTTCTTTGACAAATAAGGCTTGTAATAAAGAAAAGCCTGCCCAGCAATTCCTGACGTCTCCTGAGATGGGAATCCCTTTCTCATCGTGCTCAAGAAGTCCATCTCCTGCAATCCTTAATCTCCCATCTTTGAATGCCCTAACTTTTCTCATCCCATCCTCATTATTCCCATAAATTACACTTCCATCCCTGCTTAAATTAGAAGAAGCAGACAAGTTTGAAAAGGGAAACATAAAGACAGTACTATATGTTCAATTCATAGAATCCTGAACTTTCTCGTCTTCATGCCAATAAACGCAAATTTAATGTGAGAAGGACTTACCACCAAGGAGTCCTTGTGTTTAGAGATCCAGTCTTCATGTATGATGAACCTGTTGAAACTTTCTTTGTCTTGTAGAATTTGAATGACTTCAATGGACACCCATCTGCTATTTTATCAGGTGCTTTAAGTTCAACCTGCTAACATATTAAACATCAGTCTCCCTAGTTGAAGTTCTATGAGGGGAGTTCAATCTAGTATCCttgtatattttcttaattctgGTAAGAACAATCTAGGATCcttgtatatttttcttaattctgGTAAGAACGAAAAAAGTTGGTGCAATAATCTTGACAGTGTGGACCTGTTGGGTGTCCTCCATATGATCAATCCAGTCATGAATCATGAATTGTATCCATGAGCAGGCTATCATGTTGAATTGCTTCCCATTGTCTACGAACTTATTCCTTGCCAAAAGCTTATTGGCCACAACTGTTGGATGAGGATCCAGCAACTGCAAAGACAAACATCTTAAATGTATGCTAGAGCACCATATTATCTTAAATCTGTTTCATCACTTGTAAAATATGTGTGTCCAAAATCTACAAAACTTAATTTCATTGCCAAAagcaattaatataataatcattgGTTTCATTTTGTTTACATTAATTTTAGACTCTTTAAAGGGGAAATATATATCATAAGGTACAGTAAACTGAAATGATTCATCGTTTAGcaattttttctatgattttagtAGATCTTTAGCAACCTCGCTTTCAACTCACTGAAAGAACCAGAGTTTTTATATGTTGGAAATGAACGTGGAGAAATACAAGGGTGAGTTTGAAAAACAAGCTGTATTAATGGAATGCTTAAAGGGTGATTAaggatttcttttcttaattaagaATGAATTCCAAGTATATAATCAGTTGGATCACTACACGAACCCCATATCTTGAATTTGCTGGGAGCATGTTGCGACCAAAAAAAGTTCCTTGGCTTCCAATAATGTCATCACCAGGGTGATTGCATTTCCCATCTGCCGTTCGATAAGAAAACTCTTCAGTCTCATATTTCTGACCATTGATTCCTCCGACATGCAAGAGATTGTAACGTTGGTGCAGATGTCTTCTGATTCCCATATAAGCAAGTCCCAAAAGTACTGGTA
The genomic region above belongs to Populus alba chromosome 12, ASM523922v2, whole genome shotgun sequence and contains:
- the LOC118046291 gene encoding alpha-dioxygenase 2, with amino-acid sequence MAFSLSSSSFIHPQLRHIVCKMNLFDTLLFFVIHLVDKLGLWHRLPVLLGLAYMGIRRHLHQRYNLLHVGGINGQKYETEEFSYRTADGKCNHPGDDIIGSQGTFFGRNMLPANSRYGLLDPHPTVVANKLLARNKFVDNGKQFNMIACSWIQFMIHDWIDHMEDTQQVELKAPDKIADGCPLKSFKFYKTKKVSTGSSYMKTGSLNTRTPWWDGSVIYGNNEDGMRKVRAFKDGRLRIAGDGLLEHDEKGIPISGDVRNCWAGFSLLQALFVKEHNAVCDMLKENYPDFDDEKLYRHARLVTSAVLAKIHTIDWTVELLRTDTLLAGMRINWYGFLGKKIKDLFGHFGGPVLSGLVGLRRPRDHGVPYSLTEEFVSVYRMHSLLPEKLILRDIHSTASEYECPPVVEEVPMREMAGKDGERRLSEVGMKQMLVSMGHQACGAVKLWNYPSWMRNLVAHDINGEDRPDQVDMAAMEIYRDRERGVARYNEFRRNLLMIPISNWEDLTDDEEVIEALRDVYGNDVEKLDLLIGLHAEKKIKGFAISETAFFIFLLIASRRLEADRFFTTNFNSRTYTEKGLEWVNKTENLKDVIDRHFPGMTKKWMKCTSAFSVWDSEPNQTTYIPLYLRPAP